Proteins found in one Zea mays cultivar B73 chromosome 1, Zm-B73-REFERENCE-NAM-5.0, whole genome shotgun sequence genomic segment:
- the LOC100193746 gene encoding uncharacterized protein LOC100193746, translating to MDTAVFSPADLFHGVDDSDDDRDEMQICSDGEKPVALEYQERVHDFPDMKLSVREFSCHELNANLLWPGTFSFATWLVKNRSILDGRRVLELGSGTGALAIFLRKAFEVNITTSDYDDGEIEKNISYNCRANALDVLPHIRHTWGDPFPVCTPNWDIVIASDILLYVKQYDNLVKTVSFLLNEYKQKDHKSGCITITDKSGTQISAKPPVFLMSWRRRIGKGHQSLFFDGCEKTGLQVQHLGDLVYLISNKQEADFVETKSDGGSSEGMIF from the exons ATGGATACCGCCGTCTTCTCCCCCGCCGATCTCTTCCACGGAGTCGACGACAGCGACGACGACCGAG ATGAGATGCAAATCTGCTCCGATGGGGAGAAGCCGGTGGCGTTGGAGTATCAGGAGAGAGTCCACGACTTCCCTGACATG AAACTGAGTGTAAGGGAGTTCTCATGTCATGAGCTTAACGCCAACCTGTTGTGGCCGGGGACATTTTCATTTGCTACTTGGCTGGTTAAGAACCGGTCAATTTTGGATGGACGACGAGTCCTGGAATTAGGAAG TGGGACAGGAGCGCTTGCGATCTTTCTTAGGAAGGCATTTGAGGTGAACATTACAACCTCTGATTATGATGACGGCGAAATTGAAAAGAATATATCTTACAATTGCAGAGCGAATGCCTTAGATGTGTTACCTCATATTAGAC ACACGTGGGGAGATCCATTTCCAGTTTGCACACCAAATTGGGACATTGTCATTGCAAGTGATATCCTACTCT ATGTCAAACAGTATGACAACTTGGTCAAGACAGTGTCCTTTCTTTTGAATGAGTACAAGCAGAAGGATCACAAATCTGGCTGCATAACCATCACTGACAAATCAG GGACACAAATATCTGCAAAACCACCGGTGTTTCTAATGAGCTGGCGCAGAAGAATCGGCAAGGGTCATCAATCACTCTTCTTCGACGGGTGTGAGAAGACGGGCCTGCAAGTGCAGCACCTGGGTGATCTTGTGTACCTTATTAGCAATAAACAAGAGGCGGATTTTGTGGAAACGAAGTCAGACGGTGGCAGTAGTGAGGGGATGATTTTTTGA
- the LOC100216718 gene encoding SPX domain-containing protein 4-like isoform X1, which translates to MQRAGRDFLAGQREIRSRSREDAITPYKYEGRHNKNKIKQKPGGSRQGYAGAEGKTTRTHKANIPRPGPTRQRPNTPNHHPLRLSSTGDDECPRLPLPSPSSSSLLSSAPTEEGTLYKKAGATNPIVCRVGEPRPHPPCDEVREGFPEPPGGDAAGVEGQVPRLQGPQEAHQEPGATRARSGPSSPSSCPRRRRRRGAGGSCRRARERQPGQLVRQHPRRGAAQAQRVLHREGGVVLKERIERVKAKKNDAFTSRSEFTEEMLEIRKDFVIIHGEMILLQTYSSLNFAGLVKILKKYDKRTGGVLSLPFTQRVRHQPFFTTEPLTRLVRECEANLELLFPVEAEVLEPSSSSNLEPHDVARCDPTSSRDVETVDVYRSTLAAMKAIQGLRRASSTYNPLSLSRFFHGEDGEPCSGAITSESSLSDSSTDSQIQDAGKDDKEVQSNSRDQNAAQGEQNAQGEPTDE; encoded by the exons ATGCAGCGTGCAGGACGGGATTTCTTGGCGGGCCAGAGAGAGATCCGAAGCAGGAGCAGAGAAGATGCCATCACGCCGTACAAATACGAGGGGAGAcacaataaaaataaaataaaacaaaaacCGGGCGGCAGCCGGCAGGGCTACGCAGGCGCCGAGGGGAAGACGACGCGGACTCACAAGGCGAATATCCCCCGTCCGGGACCCACCCGACAGCGACCCAACACCCCCAATCATCATCCCCTCCGCCTCTCCTCCACTGGAGACGACGAGTGCCCTCGTCTCCCTCTCCCCTCGCCGTCGTcgtcctccctcctctcctccgctccCACCGAGGAGGGGACCCTCTATAAGAAGGCAGGAGCGACGAATCCGATCGTCTGTCGTGTGGGAGAGCCGCGGCCCCATCCTCCGTGTGATGAAGTTCGGGAAGGATTTCCGGAaccacctggaggagacgctgccgGCGTGGAGGGACAAGTACCTCGCCTACAAGGCCCTCAAGAAGCTCATCAAGAACCTGGTGCCACGCGAGCCCGCAGcggcccctcctctccctcctcctgcccccgccgccgccgacgccgaGGGGCCGGGGGCTCCTGCCGCCGCGCACGGGAACGTCAACCTGGCCAACTGGTTCGCCAGCATCCTCGACGCGGAGCTGCACAAGCTCAACGAGTTCTACATCGAGAGGGAGGAGTG GTGCTCAAGGAGAGGATTGAGCGCGTCAAAGCTAAGAAGAATGACGCTTTTACATCCAGGAGTGAATTTACCGAAGAAATGTTAGAGATACGTAAGGATTTTGTGATCATACATGGTGAAATGATTCTTCTGCAAACCTACAGCTCCCTAAATTTTGCTG GACTAGTGAAGATACTGAAGAAGTATGACAAGAGAACAGGTGGCGTGCTTAGCCTGCCTTTCACTCAGCgtgttcgtcaccagccatttttcacaACCGAAcctttaacaaggcttgtccgagaaTGCGAGGCTAACCTCGAACTACTTTTCCCGGTCGAAGCAGAGGTTCTTGAGCCTAGTTCATCCTCGAATCTAGAACCGCACGATGTGGCTAGGTGTGACCCGACATCGTCCCGCGATGTGGAAACCGTCGATGTTTACCGAAGCACACTCGCAGCTATGAAGGCGATACAGGGCCTTCGGAGAGCCAGCTCTACTTACAACCCCCTGTCTCTGTCTAGGTTCTTCCACGGCGAGGATGGCGAACCCTGCTCGGGTGCCATCACTTCTGAGAGCTCACTGTCAGATTCCTCAACGGACTCCCAGATTCAGGATGCTGGGAAGGATGATAAGGAGGTGCAATCAAATTCGAGGGACCAGAATGCTGCCCAAGGGGAACAGAATGCACAAGGCGAGCCGACTGATGAATAA
- the LOC100216718 gene encoding SPX domain-containing protein 4-like, whose translation MKFGKDFRNHLEETLPAWRDKYLAYKALKKLIKNLVPREPAAAPPLPPPAPAAADAEGPGAPAAAHGNVNLANWFASILDAELHKLNEFYIEREEWYVIRLQVLKERIERVKAKKNDAFTSRSEFTEEMLEIRKDFVIIHGEMILLQTYSSLNFAGLVKILKKYDKRTGGVLSLPFTQRVRHQPFFTTEPLTRLVRECEANLELLFPVEAEVLEPSSSSNLEPHDVARCDPTSSRDVETVDVYRSTLAAMKAIQGLRRASSTYNPLSLSRFFHGEDGEPCSGAITSESSLSDSSTDSQIQDAGKDDKEVQSNSRDQNAAQGEQNAQGEPTDE comes from the exons ATGAAGTTCGGGAAGGATTTCCGGAaccacctggaggagacgctgccgGCGTGGAGGGACAAGTACCTCGCCTACAAGGCCCTCAAGAAGCTCATCAAGAACCTGGTGCCACGCGAGCCCGCAGcggcccctcctctccctcctcctgcccccgccgccgccgacgccgaGGGGCCGGGGGCTCCTGCCGCCGCGCACGGGAACGTCAACCTGGCCAACTGGTTCGCCAGCATCCTCGACGCGGAGCTGCACAAGCTCAACGAGTTCTACATCGAGAGGGAGGAGTGGTACGTCATCCGCCTCCAG GTGCTCAAGGAGAGGATTGAGCGCGTCAAAGCTAAGAAGAATGACGCTTTTACATCCAGGAGTGAATTTACCGAAGAAATGTTAGAGATACGTAAGGATTTTGTGATCATACATGGTGAAATGATTCTTCTGCAAACCTACAGCTCCCTAAATTTTGCTG GACTAGTGAAGATACTGAAGAAGTATGACAAGAGAACAGGTGGCGTGCTTAGCCTGCCTTTCACTCAGCgtgttcgtcaccagccatttttcacaACCGAAcctttaacaaggcttgtccgagaaTGCGAGGCTAACCTCGAACTACTTTTCCCGGTCGAAGCAGAGGTTCTTGAGCCTAGTTCATCCTCGAATCTAGAACCGCACGATGTGGCTAGGTGTGACCCGACATCGTCCCGCGATGTGGAAACCGTCGATGTTTACCGAAGCACACTCGCAGCTATGAAGGCGATACAGGGCCTTCGGAGAGCCAGCTCTACTTACAACCCCCTGTCTCTGTCTAGGTTCTTCCACGGCGAGGATGGCGAACCCTGCTCGGGTGCCATCACTTCTGAGAGCTCACTGTCAGATTCCTCAACGGACTCCCAGATTCAGGATGCTGGGAAGGATGATAAGGAGGTGCAATCAAATTCGAGGGACCAGAATGCTGCCCAAGGGGAACAGAATGCACAAGGCGAGCCGACTGATGAATAA
- the LOC100279997 gene encoding uncharacterized protein LOC100279997, which produces MEWASAAYTAAALVCAAAASVVALAHIYRHLLHYAEPIYQRFIVRIIFMVPVYAVMSFLSLILPDNAIYFNSIREIYDAWVIYNFLSLCLAWVGGPGAVVVSLSGRTLKPSWILMTCCYPAIPLDGRFIRRCKQGCLQFVILKPILVVITFILYAKGKYKDGNFSVNQSYLYITIIYTISYSMALYALALFYAACRDLLRPYNPVPKFIMIKSVVFLTYWQGVLVFLAAKSRFIKNADKAADLQNFVLCVEMLIAAIGHLFAFPYKEYAGPNARPSGGFRESLLHALKFNDFYHDTVHQFAPTYNEYVLYNHNEGDNAETKFPSGSTATSGQGVELAGITVVASNSPVTSSVSCNQADQEETMTTPIKDKVDPGGLYDLTELLDVDLSSYPDKVPAITDVRKQ; this is translated from the exons ATGGAGTGGGCGTCGGCGGCGTACACGGCTGCGGCGCTGGTGTGCGCCGCGGCGGCGAGCGTGGTCGCGCTCGCGCACATCTACCGCCACCTCCTCCACTACGCCGAGCCCATCTACCAGCGGTTCATCGTCCGCATCATATTCATGGTCCCG GTATATGCTGTGATGTCATTCCTTTCCCTTATCCTCCCTGACAACGCGATATATTTTAATTCTATTCGAGAGAT ATATGATGCTTGGGTCATCTACAATTTTCTCTCACTCTGCTTGGCATGGGTGGGAGGTCCTGGTGCTGTGGTGGTAAGCTTGAGTGGCCGAACCCTGAAACCGTCGTGGATTCTGATGACTTGCTGTTATCCAGCTATTCCTCTAGATGG GCGTTTTATACGAAGATGCAAACAAGGTTGCTTGCAGTTTGTGATTCTCAAGCCTATTTTGGTTGTTATCACTTTTATACTTTACGCGAAAGGAAAATACAAAGATGGCAACTTCAGTGTCAACCAATCCTATCTCTACATAACTATCATATATACAATCTCATACTCGATGGCTTTGTATGCCCTTGCATTGTTCTATGCGGCTTGCAGAGATCTACTTCGGCCATATAATCCTGTCCCAAAATTCATCATGATAAAATCAGTGGTGTTTCTCACATATTGGCAG GGTGTCCTGGTTTTCCTTGCTGCAAAATCTCGATTTATCAAGAATGCTGATAAGGCTGCTGATCTTCAGAACTTTGTGTTGTGTGTTGAGATGCTAATAGCAGCCATTGGTCACTTATTTGCCTTCCCCTACAAGGAATATGCAGGTCCGAATGCCCGCCCTTCAGGTGGTTTCAGAGAAAGCCTTCTTCATGCTTTGAAATTCAATGATTTCTACCATGACACTGTTCACCAG TTTGCTCCTACATACAATGAATATGTGCTCTACAATCACAATGAGGGAGACAATGCAGAAACGAAATTTCCCTCAGGGAGCACTGCCACAAGTGGGCAGGGTGTGGAGTTGGCTGGCATTACCGTTGTGGCTTCAAACAGTCCAGTGACATCAAGTGTATCATGCAACCAGGCAGATCAGGAAGAGACAATGACAACCCCAATCAAGGACAAAGTCGATCCTGGAGGGCTTTATGATCTCACAGAATTGCTTGATGTGGATTTGTCTAGCTACCCAGACAAGGTTCCTGCAATCACCGATGTAAGAAAACAATGA